A part of Leptospira yasudae genomic DNA contains:
- a CDS encoding enoyl-CoA hydratase/isomerase family protein, with amino-acid sequence MLSEIKNNHVLELYIETNEVNSLNGEFFKVISAKLEAAAKDPSVKAVILTSKNEKFFSNGFNPEIFVGKTLAEIQDVLRLALDTASKLLFFEKPLICAMNGHSMGLGAVYAIFCDYRLMVEKKGRLGFPESQIGINFPSVAGFMLKETVGITKARDLLYSGKGLKAEEALEIGLIDEVAASSEDLLVRARKYCDQFKDMAMGSVTGIKIALRDPVRMFAEHNAERDVKLLSEAVFSGNGQEGMKSILERRRPVFQ; translated from the coding sequence ATGCTTTCCGAAATTAAAAACAATCACGTCCTCGAACTCTACATCGAAACCAACGAGGTCAATTCTCTCAACGGAGAATTCTTCAAAGTCATCTCCGCAAAGTTGGAAGCTGCGGCAAAGGATCCTTCCGTGAAAGCGGTGATCCTCACTTCCAAAAACGAGAAGTTTTTTTCCAACGGTTTCAATCCGGAAATTTTTGTCGGAAAGACGTTAGCGGAGATTCAGGACGTTCTGCGTCTTGCGTTGGACACCGCTTCCAAACTTCTCTTTTTTGAAAAACCTCTGATCTGCGCGATGAACGGACATTCCATGGGTTTGGGCGCGGTTTACGCGATCTTTTGCGATTATAGACTGATGGTGGAAAAGAAAGGAAGACTCGGTTTTCCCGAATCCCAAATCGGAATCAACTTTCCTTCCGTCGCCGGGTTTATGTTGAAAGAAACCGTTGGAATCACAAAAGCACGCGACCTTTTGTATTCCGGAAAAGGACTCAAAGCGGAAGAAGCCCTCGAGATCGGTTTGATCGACGAGGTTGCCGCTTCCTCCGAGGATCTGCTCGTACGCGCGCGCAAATACTGCGATCAATTCAAGGACATGGCGATGGGCTCGGTAACGGGGATCAAAATCGCTCTCCGCGATCCGGTTCGTATGTTCGCGGAACACAATGCGGAACGGGACGTGAAACTTTTATCCGAGGCGGTTTTTTCCGGAAACGGTCAGGAAGGAATGAAGTCCATTCTCGAGAGAAGAAGACCCGTATTTCAGTAA
- a CDS encoding deoxyguanosinetriphosphate triphosphohydrolase — MYFSRDDLIQKEKEGLAPYAISSANNGGRIYEEEEHSYRLPFQRDRDRVLHSSAFKRLQYKTQVFIFSVGENYRNRMTHTLEVAGLSRTIASALGLNSHLSETIALAHDLGHTPFGHAGQEVLSGLMKDHGGFEHNKQSLRIVTAIEKKYPSFPGLNLCRETLKGLMKHGTDYDPSMMLLERKESGPSLEGMIADLSDEIAYTSHDIEDGWEMGYLHLGDLSENRFWKAVYEECRSQYKDAGEKILVRTAIRTLTNSMVSDLIRNISQQLEKNQVRSTEDLVVLWKQDIRIASFSEEINSYFRELKSFLYEKLYRHEDLVRMSDYGKKVIESLFDYFLKHPEKIPETYKERIEEESLHRVISDYVAGMTDRYAEKIYQSLP, encoded by the coding sequence GTGTACTTTTCCAGAGACGATTTGATTCAAAAAGAAAAAGAGGGTCTTGCGCCCTATGCGATTTCCAGCGCGAATAACGGAGGAAGAATTTACGAAGAAGAGGAACATTCGTATCGTCTTCCGTTTCAAAGAGACAGGGATCGGGTCCTTCATTCCAGCGCGTTCAAACGGCTCCAATACAAAACGCAGGTGTTTATTTTTTCCGTCGGGGAGAATTACCGCAATCGAATGACCCACACTTTGGAAGTCGCGGGACTTTCCAGAACGATCGCGAGCGCTCTCGGACTCAATTCTCATCTATCCGAAACGATCGCATTGGCGCACGATCTGGGTCATACTCCGTTCGGTCACGCGGGTCAGGAAGTTTTATCCGGTTTGATGAAGGATCACGGAGGATTCGAACACAATAAACAATCTCTGAGAATCGTAACCGCCATCGAAAAAAAATATCCGAGCTTTCCCGGTTTAAATCTTTGCAGAGAAACTCTCAAAGGATTGATGAAACACGGAACCGATTACGATCCTTCCATGATGTTGCTGGAAAGAAAAGAAAGCGGACCTTCGTTAGAAGGAATGATCGCGGATCTTTCGGACGAAATCGCGTATACGAGTCATGATATCGAAGACGGTTGGGAGATGGGTTATCTTCATCTCGGGGACTTATCCGAAAATCGTTTTTGGAAAGCGGTGTATGAAGAATGCAGGTCTCAATACAAGGACGCGGGCGAGAAGATCCTGGTTCGAACCGCCATTCGAACTCTTACGAATTCCATGGTTTCCGATTTGATTCGCAACATTTCCCAACAATTGGAAAAAAATCAGGTGCGGTCCACGGAGGATTTGGTGGTTCTTTGGAAACAAGACATACGCATCGCATCTTTTTCGGAAGAAATCAATTCGTATTTTCGGGAATTAAAATCCTTTTTGTACGAAAAGCTTTATCGTCACGAGGATCTCGTTCGTATGAGCGATTACGGGAAGAAGGTCATCGAATCCCTCTTCGATTACTTTTTAAAACATCCGGAAAAAATTCCGGAAACGTATAAGGAAAGAATCGAAGAAGAATCCTTGCATCGGGTCATCAGCGATTACGTGGCCGGGATGACCGATCGTTACGCGGAGAAGATTTATCAGTCTTTGCCGTAA
- a CDS encoding HNH endonuclease → MDILAQPVLVLNAGYVPIGIRSVKDALILIILEKAQLIKDDKNFLIRSEKLKFTAPRIILLRDYYRVPPRRDRVSRENIFQRDNYHCVYCGKKFPGSKLTLDHVIPRSRWDHVPKKERPKEFNSWENLVAACKHCNTRKGNKLLAELKWDLPKENRVTPKLRFPLFSISDQQAEKFGWREYISF, encoded by the coding sequence ATGGACATTCTTGCGCAGCCGGTGCTTGTGCTGAATGCCGGTTACGTCCCCATCGGGATCCGGTCGGTCAAAGACGCCCTTATCCTGATCATTCTTGAAAAAGCCCAACTCATCAAGGATGATAAGAATTTTTTAATCCGCTCCGAAAAACTCAAATTCACCGCACCCCGAATCATTCTTCTCCGAGATTACTACCGAGTTCCTCCGAGAAGGGATCGAGTCTCCCGCGAAAACATCTTTCAACGGGACAACTATCACTGCGTGTATTGCGGAAAAAAATTTCCGGGTTCCAAGCTGACTCTCGATCATGTGATTCCCCGAAGCCGATGGGATCACGTTCCGAAAAAGGAAAGACCGAAGGAATTCAATTCCTGGGAAAATCTGGTAGCCGCCTGCAAACACTGCAATACTCGAAAAGGAAACAAGCTTCTCGCCGAATTGAAGTGGGATTTACCGAAAGAAAATCGGGTGACACCGAAGCTACGCTTTCCACTCTTCTCAATATCGGATCAGCAGGCGGAGAAGTTCGGCTGGCGGGAGTATATTTCTTTTTGA
- a CDS encoding LIC11661 family lipoprotein → MKRLYPFFLIPFCFLFWGCPHYSTTRLISTPPTLISIVPIATGYELRLRAGNPELLFRGYRLFVANTENDSRFPADLNTGIDCVDGLLNLIPNQPLEYSIELSPNSGPLAAVGTGENANRICKMNVTLTSGQYITLRSEVLVISIRNGAASGFVFSMPSNSLRVP, encoded by the coding sequence TTGAAACGTCTTTATCCATTCTTTCTAATTCCGTTTTGTTTTTTATTCTGGGGCTGCCCTCACTATTCCACCACGCGTTTGATCTCCACGCCTCCGACCTTGATCAGCATCGTGCCGATCGCAACGGGATACGAACTGCGCCTGAGAGCGGGAAACCCCGAACTTCTTTTTAGAGGATATCGACTGTTTGTCGCAAATACGGAAAACGATTCGAGATTTCCCGCTGACCTAAACACTGGAATCGATTGTGTGGACGGACTTCTCAACTTAATCCCCAATCAGCCTTTGGAATATTCGATCGAACTGAGTCCGAACAGCGGACCGCTGGCAGCAGTCGGAACGGGAGAAAACGCGAATCGAATCTGCAAGATGAACGTGACCTTAACGAGCGGTCAGTACATCACTCTTCGGTCCGAAGTATTGGTGATCAGCATTCGAAACGGAGCCGCGTCCGGTTTCGTATTCTCGATGCCTTCGAATTCTCTTAGGGTGCCTTAA
- a CDS encoding LolA family protein, with protein MKQTLYATILMVSLLAIGCTSPQIEEISFPDKGNLKFLSSKNPEAARVLKSIRDLETKNSSYSGEFSMRVENFVPKKESFSADGKIYYDKPSGKMYIELSDPFFGMIVSRVYTDGISIHIKTANGGPQVLPMGDILFKDPSGKKQSTIPFPVLYSLLSNNSSGLAGNDPTFVNLSEKAILVKKPGEDITFWMTDFGISSVELLSKKSNLKAITKVQGTISFPPKTTITRIVEPSTNSDQNKIEIKMKKIALSETIPASKFQF; from the coding sequence ATGAAACAGACTCTTTATGCAACAATTCTAATGGTTTCTCTTCTCGCGATCGGATGTACAAGTCCGCAGATCGAAGAGATTTCCTTTCCCGATAAGGGAAATTTAAAATTCCTTTCTTCCAAAAATCCGGAAGCCGCGCGCGTTTTAAAATCGATCCGCGATTTGGAAACGAAGAATTCCTCCTATTCGGGAGAATTCTCCATGCGTGTGGAAAATTTCGTTCCGAAAAAGGAAAGTTTTTCCGCGGACGGAAAGATCTATTACGACAAACCTTCGGGAAAGATGTACATCGAACTTTCCGATCCGTTCTTCGGAATGATCGTTTCCCGCGTTTATACGGACGGGATTTCGATTCATATCAAGACGGCGAACGGAGGACCGCAGGTTCTTCCGATGGGCGATATTCTTTTTAAAGATCCGAGCGGCAAAAAACAATCCACGATTCCGTTTCCGGTTTTGTATTCTTTGCTTTCCAATAACAGTTCTGGACTTGCGGGGAACGATCCTACGTTCGTAAATCTTTCGGAAAAGGCGATTCTCGTCAAAAAACCGGGAGAGGACATTACGTTTTGGATGACGGATTTTGGAATCAGTTCCGTGGAACTTCTTTCCAAAAAAAGCAATCTCAAAGCGATTACGAAGGTGCAGGGAACGATTTCTTTTCCTCCGAAAACTACGATCACGAGAATCGTGGAGCCGAGCACGAATTCGGATCAGAACAAGATCGAAATCAAAATGAAAAAGATCGCCTTGTCCGAAACGATTCCAGCGTCCAAATTTCAGTTTTAA
- a CDS encoding LA_2272/LA_2273 family lipoprotein — translation MKNKIKPIAYLFFLLSWIATTNCGFALTPRITTRIPPKTETEVFRLNLLYGELKNLAGVNVGVVNIVEDRMIGGQLGIVNFSEKKTYGAQIAVVNLSENKGAGIQAGIVNYSKGESSGIQAGIVNIGSQRSGFDITIGAGNFDTKGLMIGGVNFYSNGVNIGILNEKAGGFNLGALNIKSGGVNVGILNGGSGIHIGLINSGGEEETDGPTMQFGLLNFCGKGTFPVMIGFNYCK, via the coding sequence ATGAAAAACAAAATCAAACCTATCGCTTACCTCTTCTTCCTTTTATCCTGGATCGCGACAACTAACTGCGGTTTTGCGCTGACTCCCCGAATTACGACCCGGATTCCGCCCAAAACGGAAACCGAAGTATTCCGCTTGAACCTTCTCTATGGAGAACTCAAAAATCTCGCGGGAGTCAACGTAGGCGTCGTCAATATCGTGGAAGATCGGATGATCGGCGGCCAACTCGGAATCGTAAACTTCTCCGAGAAAAAAACATACGGAGCCCAAATCGCGGTCGTCAATTTATCCGAAAACAAAGGCGCAGGAATCCAAGCGGGGATCGTCAATTATTCCAAAGGAGAATCCAGCGGAATTCAAGCAGGGATCGTCAATATAGGAAGTCAAAGATCCGGATTCGATATTACCATCGGCGCCGGAAACTTTGACACCAAAGGACTGATGATCGGCGGCGTGAACTTCTATTCCAACGGGGTCAACATCGGGATTCTGAATGAAAAAGCGGGCGGTTTTAATCTCGGCGCTTTGAACATCAAAAGCGGCGGCGTCAACGTAGGAATTCTCAACGGAGGAAGCGGAATCCACATCGGATTGATCAACTCCGGCGGCGAAGAAGAAACCGACGGGCCCACGATGCAGTTCGGACTTTTGAACTTCTGCGGGAAAGGAACCTTCCCAGTCATGATCGGATTCAACTACTGTAAATAA
- a CDS encoding LA_2272/LA_2273 family lipoprotein — translation MKHTNFRIFKISFLSLTQWMMLLFLLNCGVTGFTNEHSVVRVPVKTETEVFHANLLHGEVKNLYGLNLGVVNIIKERLIGFQVGGANVSEGKTYGAQVGVIYNSAKKGGFTVQAGIANKVEDGGAGVQVGIYNKGENKGLFITAGAYNRGGSGASVGLINDEGFGLNVGGFNYGYGVNVGVINSGKGLSIGALNIGEDGNLQIGILNFCTEGPFPIMIVLNYCSKPAETIEPKPATTKVDTKIAPANK, via the coding sequence ATGAAACATACAAATTTTAGAATATTCAAAATCTCTTTTTTATCTCTGACTCAATGGATGATGCTTCTTTTTTTGCTGAATTGCGGAGTCACCGGATTCACGAATGAACATTCCGTCGTCCGCGTTCCCGTAAAAACCGAAACCGAAGTCTTTCACGCGAACCTTCTCCATGGAGAAGTGAAAAACTTATACGGACTCAACTTAGGAGTCGTCAACATCATCAAGGAACGATTGATCGGCTTTCAAGTGGGAGGCGCAAACGTTTCCGAAGGCAAAACCTACGGGGCGCAAGTCGGAGTGATTTATAACTCCGCAAAAAAAGGCGGTTTTACCGTTCAAGCCGGAATCGCGAACAAAGTGGAAGACGGTGGAGCCGGAGTTCAGGTCGGCATTTATAACAAAGGTGAAAACAAAGGTCTTTTTATTACGGCGGGCGCCTACAATAGAGGCGGCAGCGGAGCCAGCGTCGGATTGATCAACGACGAAGGATTCGGCTTGAATGTGGGCGGATTCAACTACGGATACGGGGTCAACGTGGGCGTAATCAATTCCGGAAAAGGACTCAGCATCGGAGCGTTGAACATCGGAGAAGACGGAAATCTTCAGATCGGAATTCTGAACTTCTGCACGGAGGGTCCGTTCCCGATCATGATCGTTTTGAATTATTGTTCAAAACCGGCAGAAACGATCGAACCAAAACCGGCGACGACCAAGGTCGACACAAAGATCGCTCCGGCCAACAAATAA
- a CDS encoding DedA family protein, whose translation MEFLNILVNLFSEYGYIAVFLVLILCGFGLPVPEDISLVSGGVIAGFGKADPHTMFLVGMAGVLIGDSAVFLIGRVYGVRVLQIPMISRIVTPERFAKVQDKIARYGNWVTFMARFMPGLRMPIYLTAGTSDRISFYRFVALDFMAAVISVPVWVYLGYFGAYNFDTLIGWVHQGQLTVLGLLGTFALLFGVVYWIRKKRSIDP comes from the coding sequence ATGGAATTCTTAAATATTCTAGTGAATCTATTTTCGGAATACGGATACATCGCCGTCTTTTTAGTTCTGATTCTCTGCGGGTTTGGACTCCCGGTGCCCGAAGATATTTCCCTGGTTTCGGGCGGAGTGATCGCCGGTTTCGGAAAAGCCGATCCTCATACTATGTTTCTCGTCGGCATGGCGGGAGTTCTGATCGGCGACAGCGCGGTTTTTTTAATCGGAAGAGTGTACGGAGTTCGCGTTCTTCAGATTCCGATGATCTCCAGAATCGTAACACCCGAACGATTCGCCAAGGTTCAAGACAAGATCGCCCGCTATGGCAACTGGGTCACCTTTATGGCTCGCTTTATGCCGGGTCTTCGTATGCCGATCTATCTCACTGCGGGAACTTCCGATCGAATCTCCTTTTATCGTTTCGTTGCGCTCGACTTTATGGCCGCCGTAATTTCGGTTCCGGTTTGGGTTTATCTGGGATATTTCGGAGCATACAACTTCGATACGTTGATCGGCTGGGTTCACCAAGGTCAACTAACGGTTCTCGGGCTTTTGGGAACGTTCGCCTTGTTGTTCGGAGTCGTGTATTGGATTCGCAAGAAACGATCCATCGACCCCTGA
- a CDS encoding tetratricopeptide repeat protein, which yields MNQANNTIASRLPGFRFLSFCALLLFFTTASYAQEECEYSGSMVAPEFFLSLAFEKQTDAAKIPSQEKSRKAYEESVEHYEKYIRCSEALQRKVSPVSRVAKANVHFYLGQFDRAEKEADAAILADANFRDAYLLKARILIRVGEFQKSSDYLEANLSRFPDDSDFLYLLGSLNQELKNYPRAILYLTSLSDSIRNREGNPKYRSFVDKSLGEMYFANGQNKKALYFLTSYVQQNPSDITARLTLAKIYNQLGKFSSARKELNKILKSKKNLSSVEHLLAEMYFIESKATAFEYFNILNQQSKIPKGSVLEGLYLVLLGKYSDAKNILQPVKEKLPGRLAVRLGMLDIYEKEKNSSLYRKELREVAELVFNMQQFELAERTANRALLVSDSSSEWGEAEIYDFLASCHEQSGSIYRAILMSRKAAEKAQKEEEKLKFQLHLAYLLRAEPPGKKEEAETIIRNVLKTQPEMSYARYLLGIVLASREKYKEALEEFNAAIETDSQNGVYYFYRASVHEKLEQQESMEKDLKKSIEIDPGNPMAYNYLGYYLSEKGIRLEESLALVQKAVELAPDNEAYQDSLGWIFFKLGNHDEALLHLQLAYQILKDKGEEDPVILEHIGDVYKEKSQGRNATAYWEKSLKLFKKKEDISRIQKKLQSGSSEHSGIKPGK from the coding sequence ATGAATCAAGCAAATAATACAATCGCTTCCCGACTTCCCGGTTTCCGTTTTCTTTCGTTTTGCGCGCTTCTTCTTTTCTTCACGACCGCCTCGTATGCTCAGGAAGAATGCGAGTATTCCGGTTCCATGGTCGCACCCGAATTCTTTCTTTCGCTCGCGTTTGAAAAACAAACCGACGCCGCAAAGATCCCTTCTCAGGAAAAATCCAGAAAGGCCTACGAAGAATCCGTCGAGCATTACGAAAAATACATTCGTTGTTCGGAAGCTCTGCAGAGAAAGGTTTCTCCGGTTTCGAGAGTCGCCAAGGCCAACGTACATTTTTATCTCGGGCAGTTTGATCGCGCGGAAAAGGAAGCGGACGCCGCGATTCTCGCGGATGCGAACTTCAGGGACGCATATCTTTTAAAGGCGAGAATTCTGATTCGGGTCGGTGAATTCCAGAAATCCAGCGATTATCTTGAAGCGAATCTGAGCCGATTTCCGGACGACTCCGATTTCTTATATCTTTTAGGTTCCCTCAATCAGGAGCTCAAAAATTATCCCAGAGCGATTCTTTATTTAACGTCTCTCAGCGATTCGATCCGCAACCGGGAAGGAAATCCGAAATACAGATCCTTCGTAGACAAATCGCTCGGAGAAATGTATTTCGCGAACGGTCAGAACAAAAAAGCGTTGTACTTTCTGACTTCGTATGTACAGCAGAATCCAAGCGATATCACGGCCCGATTGACTCTTGCCAAGATCTACAACCAGCTCGGTAAATTCTCCTCCGCGAGAAAGGAACTGAATAAGATCCTCAAATCCAAAAAGAATCTTTCCTCGGTGGAACACCTTTTGGCGGAGATGTATTTCATCGAAAGCAAGGCCACCGCATTCGAATATTTTAATATTTTAAACCAGCAATCCAAAATCCCGAAAGGAAGCGTTTTGGAAGGGTTGTATCTCGTTCTTTTGGGGAAATACTCGGACGCGAAGAACATTCTTCAACCCGTAAAGGAAAAACTTCCGGGTCGACTCGCGGTTCGTCTCGGAATGCTGGATATCTACGAAAAGGAGAAGAATTCTTCCTTGTATCGGAAGGAACTTCGAGAAGTCGCGGAACTCGTATTCAATATGCAGCAGTTCGAACTCGCGGAACGAACGGCCAATCGCGCTTTGCTCGTCTCGGATTCCTCTTCGGAATGGGGAGAAGCGGAAATCTATGATTTTCTCGCTTCCTGTCACGAACAGTCCGGTTCGATCTATCGGGCGATTTTGATGTCGCGTAAAGCCGCCGAAAAAGCGCAAAAGGAAGAGGAGAAACTCAAGTTTCAATTGCACCTCGCGTATTTGCTCCGCGCCGAACCTCCCGGAAAGAAGGAGGAAGCCGAAACGATCATTCGAAACGTATTGAAGACGCAGCCGGAAATGTCGTATGCGCGTTATCTGCTCGGGATCGTTTTGGCTTCGAGGGAAAAATACAAAGAAGCATTAGAAGAATTTAATGCTGCGATCGAAACCGATTCGCAAAACGGGGTCTATTATTTTTACAGAGCTTCGGTCCATGAGAAGTTGGAACAACAGGAATCCATGGAAAAGGATCTGAAAAAATCCATCGAAATCGATCCCGGAAATCCGATGGCTTACAACTATCTCGGATATTATCTTTCCGAAAAGGGGATTCGTCTGGAAGAAAGTCTCGCGCTGGTTCAAAAAGCGGTCGAGCTTGCTCCGGACAACGAAGCGTATCAGGACAGTCTCGGTTGGATTTTTTTCAAACTGGGAAACCACGACGAAGCGCTCCTGCATCTGCAACTCGCGTATCAGATTCTCAAGGACAAAGGGGAAGAAGACCCCGTGATTCTGGAACATATCGGCGACGTGTATAAGGAAAAAAGCCAAGGACGAAACGCGACCGCGTATTGGGAAAAAAGCCTCAAACTATTTAAGAAGAAGGAAGACATATCCCGAATTCAGAAAAAACTGCAAAGCGGATCTTCGGAACACTCCGGAATCAAACCCGGAAAATAA
- a CDS encoding LA_2272/LA_2273 family lipoprotein, translating to MIRIFIHSVFLILFSLINLDCGIALTTRATLKLPPQSKTEILRVNVIYGETDRMYGLNLGLANFVQKDLIGIQLGIVNGAEEGTGIQIGAINNSKPSFALLKIGIFNLNFFLDSERPQPGDTPGSREHRVKGDLSLSVGVANLASGKVNVGLFNYGYGFNAGLINWNGEGSAVSIGAVNIGETENFQIGILNFCKEGPIPFMIVANYCRPAPTENSSTNENTFVPETK from the coding sequence ATGATACGAATCTTCATCCATTCCGTTTTTCTAATACTTTTCTCTTTGATCAATCTGGATTGCGGAATTGCCCTTACTACCCGGGCGACCCTAAAACTTCCTCCGCAATCAAAGACGGAAATTCTTCGAGTCAACGTGATCTACGGCGAAACGGACCGAATGTACGGATTGAATCTTGGACTTGCAAATTTCGTTCAAAAGGATTTGATCGGAATACAACTCGGAATTGTAAACGGGGCTGAAGAAGGTACAGGAATTCAAATCGGCGCGATCAATAATTCAAAGCCGTCCTTCGCTCTTTTGAAAATCGGAATTTTTAATTTGAACTTTTTTTTGGATTCGGAAAGACCGCAACCCGGAGATACTCCGGGAAGCAGAGAACACCGAGTCAAGGGAGATCTTTCTCTCTCCGTCGGCGTAGCCAATCTTGCAAGCGGCAAAGTGAATGTTGGATTATTCAACTACGGCTACGGCTTCAACGCGGGGTTGATCAATTGGAACGGAGAGGGTTCGGCAGTCTCGATCGGCGCGGTCAACATCGGCGAAACGGAGAATTTTCAGATCGGAATTCTAAACTTTTGCAAAGAAGGACCGATTCCGTTCATGATCGTCGCGAACTATTGCAGACCGGCTCCGACCGAAAACTCCTCTACAAACGAGAATACATTCGTACCTGAAACAAAATAA
- a CDS encoding cysteine desulfurase family protein, which yields MSKKIRYFDYNATHPPFGDVILEVQKDYLEDFYNPSGATRFSLARQGKIESARKTLEDYTGKPAKEFVFSSTGTEANHLMTQAIRGKFSGSAIVSSLEHSSMYSALEFAGFQFRKIRSNQNGTVDLTHLETLLNEEAAPIFVLHVANESGVVQPIEAISSLVKRFSVPLFSDLMQSFGKLEIPFGLFDGFTFSGHKIGAGMGASGTWVRSDLVSEKEFAIFHGGNQENNHRAGTENSPSIVALSEVLKRRIPEQKEKLDRFKGFQTKIESVLEECGCILIGKESARISTTSFCLLPTDDVDFFMMGMEESGFVVSTGSSCKSRSREPAPSLLSMGYSEEEALRAIRISTGWFTTEEEVEELCIQIRKVLRALTDDL from the coding sequence ATGTCGAAGAAGATTCGTTATTTTGATTACAACGCGACGCATCCCCCGTTTGGAGATGTGATCTTAGAAGTTCAAAAGGATTATCTCGAAGATTTCTACAACCCTTCCGGTGCGACCCGATTCTCCTTAGCCAGACAAGGAAAGATAGAATCCGCTCGAAAGACCTTGGAGGATTACACCGGAAAACCCGCAAAAGAATTCGTCTTTTCTTCCACGGGAACGGAAGCGAATCATTTGATGACGCAGGCGATCCGCGGCAAATTTTCCGGTTCCGCGATCGTATCTTCTTTAGAACATTCTTCGATGTATTCCGCGTTGGAATTTGCCGGATTTCAGTTTCGAAAAATACGTTCGAATCAAAATGGAACCGTCGACCTGACCCATCTCGAAACATTGTTAAACGAAGAAGCCGCTCCGATTTTCGTTCTGCACGTAGCCAACGAATCCGGAGTCGTTCAGCCGATCGAAGCGATTTCCTCTCTTGTCAAACGATTTTCCGTTCCTTTGTTTTCCGATCTGATGCAATCCTTCGGGAAACTGGAAATTCCGTTCGGACTTTTCGACGGATTTACGTTTTCCGGTCATAAGATCGGAGCCGGAATGGGCGCCTCGGGAACTTGGGTGCGAAGCGATCTCGTTTCCGAAAAGGAATTCGCGATCTTTCACGGCGGCAATCAGGAGAACAATCACAGAGCCGGAACCGAAAATTCGCCTTCTATAGTAGCGCTTTCCGAAGTACTAAAGCGAAGAATTCCCGAACAAAAAGAAAAGCTGGATCGATTCAAAGGGTTTCAGACAAAGATCGAATCCGTTCTGGAAGAATGCGGATGTATTTTGATCGGAAAAGAATCGGCCCGGATTTCGACGACTTCCTTTTGTCTATTGCCCACGGACGACGTGGACTTTTTTATGATGGGAATGGAAGAATCCGGTTTTGTCGTTTCCACAGGCTCTTCCTGTAAATCCAGATCCAGAGAACCCGCACCTTCCCTTCTTTCCATGGGTTATTCGGAAGAGGAAGCTCTGCGTGCGATCCGGATTTCCACGGGTTGGTTTACGACCGAAGAAGAAGTGGAAGAACTCTGCATTCAGATTCGGAAAGTCCTGCGGGCGTTAACGGACGATTTATAA